A genomic window from Halorubrum trapanicum includes:
- a CDS encoding pyridoxal-phosphate dependent enzyme, with the protein MEQLTCYDCGETYAFGDAARCRCGEPLWFETDAAAFDWPDASEPTENGASLGRDTLWRYESVLPAARPNGLAAAAGGTPLFRAPSIEPADGPRIHLKVEGVNPTGSFKDRGTAVGIGRTNSPVGTVSHGNMALSVAAHAAAADREAVILVAEDTPDSRLAMIAQHDPHLFRVRGDYGRLYDDTLDGDLGVAFLNSDAPLRVAGQKTVAYEICEAFAPDAPDAIVLPVSSGGQASGVWKALRELNAAGLLSAVPRIYLAQAARCDPIARAYRRGASRVEAVEGEPTAAVSINNADPPSGNRALAAVSETDGAVVSVDEETMLAETERLAVDAGVSVEPSCAVATAAVRELAASGELGSDDDVAVILTGSGYKYGGADVDAASVREVDRADVPDAVRDAVS; encoded by the coding sequence ATGGAGCAGTTGACGTGTTACGACTGCGGGGAGACGTACGCGTTCGGGGACGCGGCGCGCTGTCGCTGCGGCGAGCCGCTTTGGTTCGAGACCGACGCCGCGGCGTTCGACTGGCCCGACGCGAGCGAACCCACGGAGAACGGCGCCTCGCTCGGACGAGACACCCTCTGGCGATACGAGTCCGTACTCCCCGCGGCGCGGCCGAACGGGCTCGCCGCCGCCGCGGGCGGAACGCCGCTGTTTCGCGCGCCGTCGATCGAACCGGCGGACGGCCCGCGGATCCACCTCAAGGTCGAGGGCGTCAACCCGACGGGGAGCTTCAAGGACCGCGGGACCGCGGTCGGCATCGGTCGGACCAACAGCCCGGTCGGAACGGTCTCGCACGGGAACATGGCGCTGAGCGTCGCCGCCCACGCGGCCGCGGCGGACCGGGAAGCGGTCATCCTCGTGGCCGAGGACACGCCCGACTCGCGGCTCGCGATGATCGCCCAACACGACCCGCACCTGTTCCGGGTCCGCGGCGACTACGGGCGGCTCTACGACGACACCCTCGACGGCGACCTCGGCGTCGCGTTCCTCAACTCGGACGCCCCGCTTCGGGTGGCCGGCCAGAAGACGGTCGCGTACGAGATCTGCGAGGCGTTCGCGCCCGACGCCCCCGACGCGATCGTCCTGCCGGTCAGCAGCGGCGGGCAGGCGAGCGGGGTCTGGAAGGCGCTCCGCGAGCTGAACGCCGCGGGACTGCTCTCGGCGGTGCCGCGGATCTACCTCGCGCAGGCCGCGCGCTGTGACCCGATCGCGCGGGCGTACCGACGCGGCGCGTCGCGCGTCGAGGCCGTCGAGGGCGAGCCGACGGCGGCCGTCTCGATCAACAACGCCGACCCGCCGAGCGGGAACCGAGCGCTGGCCGCCGTCTCGGAGACGGACGGCGCCGTCGTCTCCGTCGACGAGGAGACGATGCTGGCCGAGACGGAGCGCCTCGCGGTCGACGCCGGGGTCTCCGTCGAGCCGTCCTGCGCCGTGGCCACGGCCGCCGTCCGGGAGCTCGCCGCGTCCGGCGAGCTCGGCTCCGACGACGACGTCGCCGTGATACTGACCGGGTCGGGGTACAAGTACGGGGGCGCAGACGTCGACGCCGCGTCGGTTCGGGAGGTCGACCGGGCGGACGTCCCCGACGCGGTCCGCGACGCGGTGTCGTGA
- a CDS encoding DUF6653 family protein encodes MAPTLPDDFEARFWRRHSNPKSGWSRTVLLPALLFAVYHRKPRLAGAALLFTLLNPVLFSPPEDDDAWMTRVVLAERWWTRERKAGIFDRTYPNWLNLVNVPVSVYAFAAAYRRRPLRAALAGALAMALKFWYVGALVRRYDAADRPEDR; translated from the coding sequence ATGGCCCCCACCCTGCCGGACGACTTCGAAGCGCGGTTCTGGCGCCGCCACTCCAATCCGAAGAGCGGCTGGAGTCGCACGGTCCTGCTGCCGGCGCTCCTCTTCGCCGTCTATCACCGGAAGCCGCGACTCGCGGGCGCCGCGCTCCTGTTCACCCTCTTGAACCCCGTCCTGTTCTCCCCGCCGGAAGACGACGACGCCTGGATGACTCGCGTGGTGCTGGCCGAACGGTGGTGGACGCGCGAACGGAAGGCGGGCATCTTCGATCGCACGTACCCGAACTGGCTCAACCTGGTCAACGTCCCCGTCTCGGTGTACGCGTTCGCCGCCGCGTACCGCCGTCGACCCCTCCGGGCCGCCCTCGCCGGAGCGCTCGCGATGGCACTGAAGTTCTGGTACGTCGGCGCGCTGGTCCGGCGATACGACGCCGCCGACCGACCGGAGGACCGATAG
- a CDS encoding replication initiation negative regulator SeqA, whose protein sequence is MDAEPRHSTAERGVHAVAERYAYDKQSEKFVFLQGAYQEFAETVNMLLRNVGREDLAAESTSSESDDVDDYTGTTPSVIKVLGETHDVDSWADALTVAVAAILRDVDDHERIKEVSGRKRTYFVEEGQQSELVKPRQIPDTDLYLETNFSANDCVRKIEQVMAKYGYDRAELVVFTEEV, encoded by the coding sequence GTGGACGCCGAACCCCGACACTCCACCGCCGAGCGCGGCGTCCACGCAGTCGCCGAGCGGTACGCCTACGACAAACAGAGCGAGAAGTTCGTCTTCCTCCAGGGCGCGTATCAGGAGTTCGCCGAGACGGTCAACATGCTCCTCCGGAACGTCGGTCGCGAGGACCTCGCTGCGGAGTCGACGTCGAGCGAGTCGGACGACGTCGACGACTACACCGGCACGACGCCCTCGGTGATCAAGGTCCTCGGCGAGACGCACGACGTCGACAGCTGGGCAGATGCGCTGACAGTCGCCGTCGCAGCGATCCTTCGCGATGTTGACGACCACGAGCGGATCAAAGAGGTCTCCGGACGCAAACGGACCTACTTCGTTGAAGAGGGCCAGCAGTCGGAGCTCGTCAAGCCCCGACAGATTCCGGACACCGATCTGTACCTTGAAACCAACTTCTCAGCGAACGACTGCGTTCGAAAAATCGAGCAGGTGATGGCGAAGTACGGGTACGACAGAGCTGAACTGGTGGTATTCACTGAGGAAGTCTGA
- a CDS encoding type II toxin-antitoxin system HicB family antitoxin: protein MASATRDAHDGEGVEFIHGDDGSITAKDIETGVASFGDTKAEALRMLAEAIELHEGGGEPVTEEDLEEWGLEDSEPGDEELPDFME from the coding sequence ATGGCGAGTGCGACGCGCGACGCCCACGACGGAGAGGGCGTCGAGTTCATCCACGGGGACGACGGCTCGATAACCGCCAAGGACATCGAGACCGGTGTCGCCTCCTTCGGCGACACGAAGGCCGAAGCACTCCGGATGCTCGCGGAGGCGATCGAACTCCATGAAGGCGGCGGCGAGCCCGTCACCGAGGAGGACCTCGAAGAGTGGGGTCTCGAAGACTCGGAACCCGGTGACGAGGAGCTTCCCGACTTCATGGAGTGA
- a CDS encoding type II toxin-antitoxin system HicA family toxin: MVRTNFSGREIASVLHDFGYERVGRVGSHLKMRYELPDTDEVRVVTVPMASEDEIPTGTLQSIADQCGADDFHAWCEWIDEHR, encoded by the coding sequence ATGGTCCGGACGAACTTCTCCGGGCGCGAGATCGCGTCTGTGCTTCACGACTTCGGCTACGAGCGCGTCGGTCGGGTCGGAAGCCACCTGAAGATGCGATACGAATTGCCGGACACGGACGAGGTTCGAGTCGTGACGGTACCGATGGCGTCGGAAGACGAGATACCGACCGGGACGCTCCAGTCGATCGCCGACCAGTGCGGCGCCGACGATTTCCACGCGTGGTGCGAGTGGATCGACGAGCATCGGTGA
- a CDS encoding UPF0175 family protein, with amino-acid sequence MPLGSVVRQIEAATSISIDDPEAFLEAVVDDILAQPLDTRFTDSIEVFEEHVTEEFGTIEAFASILPVDNENAIQFVESMLDMAMDDLVKDALHADDPTGYLILLSAFEFLNSCLLLSRRDDLDESQRRILASSFIAVYARIYRAWQIEKEKSEVDLGPLAQDLVWARDALLGELLPPSEEYPDPSNTSAYQSVEVQRRAGAVLVYDRDEISIGRGAELAGLTQNEFQKVLKASDVEIQYGPESAEELLSEDRLIDE; translated from the coding sequence ATGCCTCTCGGGTCCGTCGTTCGACAGATTGAGGCCGCGACCTCAATATCGATCGACGATCCGGAGGCGTTCTTAGAAGCCGTCGTTGATGATATCTTGGCCCAACCGCTGGACACCCGATTCACCGACTCCATCGAGGTTTTTGAGGAGCACGTGACCGAAGAATTCGGCACTATCGAAGCGTTCGCATCGATTCTTCCGGTCGACAACGAGAACGCGATACAGTTCGTAGAGAGTATGCTGGATATGGCGATGGACGACCTTGTCAAGGATGCGCTCCACGCGGACGATCCGACCGGGTACCTCATTCTGTTGTCCGCTTTCGAGTTTCTCAACTCTTGTCTACTACTCAGTCGTCGCGATGATCTCGATGAGAGCCAACGGAGGATTCTCGCGTCATCGTTCATCGCGGTATACGCACGAATCTACCGTGCTTGGCAGATCGAGAAAGAGAAATCTGAGGTTGATCTGGGGCCGCTGGCTCAAGATCTCGTGTGGGCTCGGGATGCGTTACTCGGTGAACTCCTTCCCCCCTCAGAGGAATATCCTGACCCGTCCAATACCTCGGCCTATCAGTCGGTCGAGGTTCAACGCCGAGCGGGGGCTGTACTCGTCTACGATAGAGACGAGATATCCATTGGTCGAGGTGCCGAATTGGCAGGGCTCACTCAAAACGAGTTCCAGAAGGTTTTGAAAGCTTCCGACGTCGAGATCCAATACGGTCCGGAATCAGCTGAAGAGTTGCTCTCTGAAGATAGGTTGATTGATGAGTGA
- a CDS encoding FxsA family protein: MRPRTLLALLLVVPLVDALFLIVVATRLGWAMTVALVVLTAVLGMLLLRAEGRATLARIQRKAAQGTPPTDELLDGGLLIAAGAFLLTPGLVTDAVGFLLALPLSRVPIRVALKKYVVVPYIERETDGFLSGNVYIGGFPNDGEGGFTMGGGSGFPGGGPGGASGNGPDGFDGGDSSDPDGGTGGNADAGGASADDDVVDVDFTVEEEERKGTD; encoded by the coding sequence ATGCGCCCGCGAACGCTGCTCGCGCTGCTGCTCGTCGTCCCCCTCGTGGACGCGCTGTTTTTGATCGTGGTCGCGACGCGGCTCGGGTGGGCCATGACGGTCGCCCTCGTCGTGTTGACGGCCGTCCTCGGGATGCTCCTGTTACGCGCCGAGGGGCGCGCGACCCTCGCGCGAATCCAGCGCAAGGCGGCGCAGGGGACGCCCCCGACCGACGAGCTGCTCGACGGCGGGCTGCTCATCGCCGCGGGCGCGTTCCTGCTCACACCGGGGCTCGTCACCGACGCGGTCGGGTTCCTGCTCGCGCTCCCGCTCTCTCGGGTCCCCATCCGCGTGGCCCTGAAGAAGTACGTCGTCGTCCCGTACATCGAGCGCGAGACGGACGGCTTCCTCTCCGGGAACGTGTACATCGGCGGCTTCCCGAACGACGGCGAGGGCGGCTTCACGATGGGCGGCGGGAGTGGCTTCCCCGGCGGTGGTCCCGGTGGCGCCTCCGGAAACGGTCCCGACGGGTTCGACGGCGGCGACAGCTCCGACCCCGACGGGGGCACCGGCGGGAACGCGGACGCCGGCGGCGCGTCGGCGGACGACGACGTCGTCGACGTGGATTTCACCGTCGAAGAGGAGGAGCGGAAGGGAACCGACTGA